A single window of Salvia splendens isolate huo1 chromosome 6, SspV2, whole genome shotgun sequence DNA harbors:
- the LOC121806488 gene encoding cytochrome c oxidase subunit 5b-1, mitochondrial-like, translating into MWRRLAIQLRTLGPARCPSMPVRCATTTSSRPVGFYRHFSASGNASALRVEDVVPIATGHEREELEAELQGKDILEINHPSGPFGTKESPAVIKSYYDKRIVGCPGGEGEDEHDVVWFWLEKGIPHECPVCSQYFTLEVVGPGGPPDGHGDGDDGGHHH; encoded by the exons ATGTGGAGAAGGCTCGCGATTCAGCTACGAACTCTCGGCCCGGCCCGGTGCCCATCCATGCCCGTTCGATGCGCCACCACCACTTCAAGCCGACCAGTCGGTTTCTATCGCCATTTCTCTGCATCTG gaAATGCGTCTGCATTAAGAGTGGAAGATGTAGTGCCGATCGCTACTGGCCATGAGCGAGAGGAGTTGGAAGCTGAGCTTCAA GGAAAGGACATTCTCGAAATCAACCACCCATCGGGTCCTTTTGGAACGAAG GAATCCCCTGCCGTGATAAAGTCTTATTACGACAAAAGAATTGTGGGATGCCCTGGTGGTGAAGGCG AGGATGAGCACGATGTTGTTTGGTTTTGGCTAGAGAAGGGCATCCCACATGAATGCCCAGTATGCTCACAGTATTTTACG TTGGAAGTGGTAGGCCCTGGTGGGCCTCCAGACGGACATGGAGACGGAGATGATGGTGGCCATCACCACTAG
- the LOC121806657 gene encoding 26S proteasome regulatory subunit 8 homolog A, translating to MATAAIIARQADEAKRQHQQGAASGGGEGLRQYYQQTIQDLQLLSRQKHHDLQRLEAQRNDLNARVRSLKEELQLLQEPGSYVGEVVKVMGKSKVLVKVHPEGKYVVDIDKSIDITKITPSTRVALRNDSYVLHLVLPSKVDPLVNLMKVEKVPDSTYDMIGGLDQQIKEIKEVIELPIKHPELFESLGIAQPKGVLLYGPPGTGKTLLARAVAHHTDCTFIRVSGSELVQKYIGEGSRMVRELFVMAREHAPSIIFMDEIDSIGSARMESGSGNGDSEVQRTMLELLNQLDGFEASNKIKVLMATNRIDILDQALLRPGRIDRKIEFPNPNEESRWDILKIHSRKMNLMRGIDLKKIAEKMNGASGAELKAVCTEAGMFALRERRVHVTQEDFEMAVAKVMKKETEKNMSLRKLWK from the exons ATGGCGACGGCGGCGATAATCGCTCGGCAGGCCGATGAGGCGAAGCGCCAACACCAACAGGGCGCTGCGTCCGGCGGCGGTGAAGGGCTCCGGCAGTATTATCAGCAGACTATACAGGATTTGCAGCTGTTGTCCCGTCAGAAACATCACGATCTCCAGCGTCTCGAAGCTCAGCGCAATGACCTTAATGCTCGAG TGAGATCATTAAAGGAAGAGTTACAGCTTCTTCAGGAGCCTGGTTCATATGTGGGTGAAGTTGTCAAAGTTATGGGAAAATCAAAGGTCCTCGTTAAG GTTCATCCTGAGGGCAAGTATGTAGTTGACATTGACAAGAGCATCGATATCACTAAGATTACACCCTCAACAAGGGTTGCTCTACGTAATGATAGCTATGTGCTCCACTTGGTCCTGCCTAGTAAAGTTGATCCATTGGTGAATCTCATGAAAGTTGAAAAAGTTCCAGACTCCACTTATGACATGATTGGTGGTCTTGACCAGCAAATTAAAGAGATAAAAGAG GTGATTGAGCTTCCAATCAAGCATCCGGAATTGTTTGAGAGTCTAGGAATAGCCCAACCAAAG GGAGTGTTGCTATATGGTCCTCCTGGAACGGGTAAGACACTTCTCGCTAGGGCAGTGGCTCACCATACTGACTGCACTTTCATCCGAGTTTCGGGCTCTGAGCTAGTTCAGAAGTACATTGGAGAAGGCTCTAGGATGGTTAGAGAACTCTTTGTCATGGCCAG AGAGCATGCTCCATCCATCATCTTCATGGATGAAATTGATAGCATTGGATCTGCTCGTATGGAATCTGGAAGTGGAAATGGGGATAGTGAGGTTCAGCGAACTATGCTGGAGCTTCTTAATCAACTTGATGGCTTTGAAGCCTCTAACAAGATAAAA GTATTGATGGCTACCAACAGAATTGACATTTTGGACCAAGCTCTTCTTAGGCCAGGAAGAATTGATAGGAAGATTGAGTTCCCAAATCCCAATGAAGAG TCTCGGTGGGATATCTTGAAGATTCATTCAAGGAAAATGAATTTAATGCGAGGGATTGATCTAAAGAAGATTGCTGAGAAGATGAATGGAGCATCTGGTGCAGAACTCAAG GCTGTTTGCACTGAAGCCGGAATGTTTGCTCTGAGAGAGAGAAGGGTTCATGTCACTCAGGAGGACTTTGAGATGGCAGTTGCCAAGGTCATGAAGAAGGAAACCGAGAAAAACATGTCGCTGAGGAAGCTCTGGAAGTAA